The Halorussus gelatinilyticus genome contains the following window.
CGTCCTCGTTGTGCCACTCGCAGGAGACCTTGAGGTGGTCGCACTCCCGCTCGCGAGCCAACTCTTTCACGCGCTCGACGACCTCCGTGCCGTGGCCCCGACCCCGGTGGTCTTCGTCGATGGCGAGGTCGACGATGCGGAGGTACCGCGAGTACTGGCGGGACGGGTGGTGGCCCTCGCGGACTGTGAGATAGCCGATCGTCTCGTCGGCCACGACGACGAGATAACAGGTAGTGTCCTCGTCGTCGAGGAGAGCGTGGAAGCCCTCGTCCGAAACCTCGTCGACGTCCGTGTAGACGAGTTCGTTCAGGTCGGAGTACTCCTCCATCGCTTTTGCGAGGGCGTACCAGCGGTCGACGAGCGCATCGAGGTCGTCGAGGGTGGCTTCGACGAGTTCCATACGACGACTCCCCGGTGCTGGCTCTTTAAACTACGTCAGGTATGCGGAGGCCTAACAGACCGCTGTACGCGCGGCCCGCTAAAACGCGAGATGGCTTCTCTCCGCCTAGATTACCTTCGGTTCGGGACCGACGCGGACCACGCAAAGCTGCCGACCCCGCCGACGACGACTCGCAACTCCACCACTTCCGACCCCACCGCCGACGACTCGTAACTCCACCACTTCCGACCCCACCGCCGACGGCTCGTAACTCCACCGCGAGACTACTTTCGACGCCACCACGAACGCTCTCCACTCCTCGACCGTCCCGAAGCCGAGACGCCGGACTACTGGATGTACGAGGGGTCCTCGTGGTCGCAGTTCGCCTCGTGTTGCTTGGCGTCCTCCTCGTCGTCGAACATCATCCCACAGCCCTCGCACTTGTACCACGTCATCTCGTCGCGCTCCGTTGTGACGACCATGTTCGAGAATACGCCGGTCGAAAGTAAATCGTTTGCCCCGGACCGGTTCCGTCGCCGGACGCCGTTCCTGCCCCACCGAC
Protein-coding sequences here:
- a CDS encoding GNAT family N-acetyltransferase; the encoded protein is MELVEATLDDLDALVDRWYALAKAMEEYSDLNELVYTDVDEVSDEGFHALLDDEDTTCYLVVVADETIGYLTVREGHHPSRQYSRYLRIVDLAIDEDHRGRGHGTEVVERVKELARERECDHLKVSCEWHNEDARRFYRDTGFRAKQVDYAQPLE
- a CDS encoding DUF7128 family protein — protein: MVVTTERDEMTWYKCEGCGMMFDDEEDAKQHEANCDHEDPSYIQ